A window from Gemmatimonadaceae bacterium encodes these proteins:
- a CDS encoding flippase-like domain-containing protein produces MRLGWRGLLGIALSVLLLWFTLRGVDLHEVWTVLSTSSIPLWIASTVAATLIFPLRARRWQALLAPVAGRLPLGPLWRGTAIGMMVNNVLPMRAGEPARAYALTRERRELRFTAAFASLAVDRLFDGTVVLGLMLLATMDPRFPADATVFGATAWSIAASAATVLAAVFVVLALLAYAPTFFLALSDRIWGAVLPGLAPKIRGMLEGAIGGLGVMRDPKLALEVLWWAILHWLMNAFAFWLGFKALAIAAPFSAALFTQGLIGIGVSLPSAPGFFGIFELAGKAGLSLYGVSDADAVSWALGFHLLSFIPITVLGAWYFSRLDLHLADIKDAKEEAAHVGEAQGPDA; encoded by the coding sequence GTGCGCCTCGGATGGCGCGGACTGCTCGGCATTGCGCTCAGTGTCCTGCTGCTCTGGTTCACGCTGCGTGGCGTGGACCTGCACGAGGTTTGGACGGTGCTCTCGACCTCGAGCATTCCGCTATGGATCGCGTCGACGGTCGCGGCGACGCTGATCTTTCCGCTGCGCGCGCGGCGCTGGCAGGCGCTGTTGGCTCCGGTGGCCGGTCGCCTGCCGCTGGGACCGCTGTGGCGCGGCACGGCCATCGGCATGATGGTGAACAACGTGCTGCCGATGCGCGCGGGCGAGCCGGCGCGCGCCTACGCGCTCACGCGCGAGCGGCGTGAGCTACGATTCACCGCCGCGTTCGCCTCGCTGGCCGTGGATCGATTGTTCGACGGGACGGTGGTGCTCGGCCTGATGCTGTTGGCCACGATGGATCCGCGTTTCCCCGCCGACGCCACGGTGTTCGGCGCCACGGCCTGGAGCATCGCCGCCTCCGCGGCGACGGTCTTGGCGGCCGTGTTCGTGGTGCTCGCGCTGCTGGCCTACGCGCCCACGTTCTTCCTGGCCCTCTCCGATCGCATCTGGGGCGCGGTGCTGCCGGGACTGGCGCCGAAGATCCGCGGCATGCTCGAAGGCGCCATCGGTGGCCTCGGCGTGATGCGCGATCCGAAGCTGGCGCTCGAGGTCCTCTGGTGGGCCATCCTGCATTGGCTGATGAACGCCTTCGCGTTCTGGCTGGGCTTCAAAGCGCTCGCGATTGCCGCGCCGTTCTCGGCCGCGCTGTTCACGCAGGGACTGATCGGCATCGGCGTGTCCCTGCCCTCGGCGCCGGGATTCTTCGGCATCTTTGAACTCGCGGGCAAGGCAGGACTCTCGTTGTACGGCGTCAGCGACGCGGATGCGGTCAGCTGGGCGCTGGGATTCCACCTGCTCTCGTTCATCCCCATCACGGTGCTCGGGGCCTGGTACTTCTCGCGACTCGACCTGCACCTGGCGGACATCAAGGATGCGAAGGAAGAGGCCGCGCACGTCGGTGAGGCGCAGGGCCCCGACGCGTGA
- the trxA gene encoding thioredoxin, translating into MSKTMAVTDDSFANEVEQHKGLAVVDFWATWCGPCRMIAPILEQLSEEFDGRVKVTKLDVDANQKTAMRFQVRSIPTLLFFKDGKLVDQVIGAVPKPALAAKFEQHAA; encoded by the coding sequence ATGTCGAAGACGATGGCCGTGACCGACGACTCGTTCGCGAACGAAGTGGAGCAGCACAAGGGACTCGCCGTGGTGGACTTCTGGGCCACCTGGTGCGGCCCCTGCCGGATGATCGCGCCGATCCTCGAGCAGCTGAGCGAGGAGTTCGACGGCCGCGTGAAGGTGACCAAGCTGGACGTGGACGCCAACCAGAAGACGGCGATGCGCTTCCAGGTGCGCTCGATCCCCACGCTGCTGTTCTTCAAAGACGGCAAGCTGGTGGACCAGGTGATCGGGGCCGTGCCGAAGCCGGCGCTGGCCGCGAAGTTCGAGCAGCACGCCGCCTGA
- a CDS encoding pyridoxine 5'-phosphate synthase: MSDKMPAQRLYINIDHVATLRQARRASYPDPVAAAQICEDAGADGITVHLREDRRHIQDRDVERLAKVVRTPLNLEMAATAEMTGIAIALKPHQVTLVPEKREEITTEGGLDLFANPARLQATIDALGAAGIRTSLFIDPDLRQIARAAELGVPAIELHTGRYCHHPEQPEHLRALQDASRDAKARGLAVHAGHGLTLENVGPVAAIPECEELNIGHAIVSHAVFVGLAEAVRAMREAMDRARG; encoded by the coding sequence ATGTCCGACAAGATGCCCGCGCAGCGCCTCTACATCAACATCGATCACGTCGCGACATTGCGGCAGGCGCGACGCGCGAGTTATCCCGATCCGGTCGCCGCCGCGCAGATTTGTGAGGATGCCGGCGCGGACGGCATCACCGTGCACCTGCGCGAAGATCGACGACACATCCAGGACCGCGATGTCGAGCGCCTGGCCAAGGTCGTGCGCACGCCGCTCAACCTGGAGATGGCGGCCACCGCGGAGATGACCGGCATCGCCATCGCGCTCAAGCCGCACCAGGTCACGCTGGTGCCGGAGAAGCGCGAGGAGATCACCACCGAGGGCGGGCTCGACCTCTTCGCCAACCCCGCCAGGTTGCAGGCCACCATCGACGCGCTCGGCGCCGCCGGCATCCGCACATCGCTTTTTATTGACCCCGACCTCCGGCAGATCGCCCGCGCCGCGGAGCTTGGCGTGCCCGCCATCGAACTGCACACCGGACGCTACTGTCACCACCCGGAGCAGCCCGAGCACCTGCGCGCGCTTCAGGACGCCTCCCGCGACGCCAAGGCGCGTGGCCTCGCCGTCCACGCCGGCCACGGGCTCACGCTCGAGAACGTTGGGCCGGTCGCGGCCATCCCCGAGTGCGAGGAACTCAACATCGGGCACGCGATTGTCAGTCACGCCGTCTTCGTCGGCCTTGCCGAGGCCGTGCGGGCCATGCGCGAGGCCATGGACCGTGCGCGCGGCTAG
- the ispE gene encoding 4-(cytidine 5'-diphospho)-2-C-methyl-D-erythritol kinase yields the protein MTATAASVDAQAKLNLRLCVLAREASGYHQLESLFVRIDLSDAVRVATDTSARTLDCPGVDLPAERNLAFRAAVAFAEAAGWPTGFDIKIEKRIPAGGGLGGGSADAGAVLRALNALAPKPLDGARLMSLALQLGADVPFLATDAALALGWGRGERLLALRPLPAREVLLALPGFGVETAAAFKWHAAQGDGTPAAAPPPLTLDDLDRWDNIAPLAINDLEPVVFARHEAVQQCVERLAAAGAKIARMSGSGSTAFGVFDRRPMPEPSGFPDGTTLVHTRTSTSVAQVKLLD from the coding sequence GTGACCGCGACCGCCGCCAGCGTCGACGCGCAGGCAAAACTCAACCTGCGACTCTGCGTGCTCGCGCGCGAAGCGTCGGGCTATCACCAGCTTGAATCGCTATTCGTCCGCATCGATCTCTCGGACGCGGTGCGCGTGGCCACCGATACGTCCGCGCGCACGCTGGACTGCCCCGGCGTCGACCTCCCCGCGGAACGCAACCTCGCCTTTCGCGCGGCCGTCGCGTTCGCCGAGGCCGCTGGCTGGCCGACGGGGTTCGACATCAAGATCGAGAAGCGTATCCCGGCCGGTGGCGGACTGGGCGGCGGCAGCGCGGATGCCGGTGCCGTGCTCCGCGCGCTGAACGCACTCGCGCCCAAGCCGCTGGACGGCGCCCGCCTGATGTCGCTGGCCCTACAACTCGGCGCCGACGTGCCCTTCCTCGCCACGGATGCCGCACTGGCCTTGGGCTGGGGCCGCGGCGAGCGCCTGCTCGCGCTACGCCCGCTTCCCGCGCGCGAGGTGCTGCTCGCGCTGCCAGGCTTCGGTGTCGAAACGGCGGCGGCATTCAAGTGGCACGCCGCCCAAGGCGATGGCACCCCGGCCGCCGCACCGCCGCCGCTCACACTCGACGACCTCGACCGCTGGGACAACATCGCGCCGCTGGCGATTAACGACCTCGAACCCGTGGTCTTCGCGCGGCACGAGGCCGTGCAGCAATGCGTGGAGCGTCTGGCCGCGGCGGGCGCGAAGATCGCGCGGATGAGCGGCTCCGGCTCCACGGCCTTCGGCGTCTTCGATCGCCGCCCGATGCCCGAACCCAGCGGTTTCCCCGACGGCACCACGCTCGTCCACACGCGGACGTCCACGAGCGTCGCACAGGTGAAGCTGCTCGATTAG
- the rfbC gene encoding dTDP-4-dehydrorhamnose 3,5-epimerase — MPVTLEPTDIPDLVIARVTAYPDARGSFRELFRADHFAASGLPSQFAQMNHSRSALGVVRGLHFQFEPPMAKLMRVAKGRAFLVAVDIRRGSKTCGRAWWRETRADEDLWVFAPAGFARGLQALEDGTEVEYLCTATYSGAGEAGIRFDDPALGIPWPLTATEVSPKDRAAPTLAEWLAGPQGGVFAV, encoded by the coding sequence ATGCCCGTCACCCTCGAGCCCACCGACATCCCCGATCTCGTGATTGCGCGCGTCACAGCGTATCCCGACGCGCGTGGCTCGTTTCGCGAACTGTTCCGGGCCGACCACTTCGCGGCGTCCGGTTTGCCGTCGCAGTTCGCACAGATGAATCACTCACGCTCGGCGCTTGGCGTGGTGCGTGGCCTGCATTTCCAGTTTGAGCCGCCGATGGCCAAGCTGATGCGCGTGGCGAAGGGGCGGGCGTTCCTCGTCGCCGTGGATATCCGCCGCGGCAGTAAGACCTGTGGGCGCGCGTGGTGGCGCGAGACGCGGGCAGACGAAGACCTATGGGTATTCGCGCCGGCAGGGTTTGCCCGCGGGCTGCAGGCGCTCGAGGATGGCACAGAGGTGGAGTACCTCTGCACCGCGACCTACTCCGGTGCCGGCGAGGCGGGCATCCGCTTCGACGATCCCGCGCTGGGGATCCCCTGGCCGCTCACTGCGACTGAAGTCTCCCCCAAAGACCGAGCGGCCCCGACGCTCGCCGAATGGCTCGCGGGGCCGCAGGGTGGGGTGTTCGCCGTCTAG
- a CDS encoding DUF4159 domain-containing protein, with protein MRSRLLLLLLLAVTLGAGSGPRLTVARLQYDGDDWYANPSSLPNLIRAIQQRTTLAVEPTEVRLTLMDERLWDHPFLHITGHGNIRLSDAEVQRLREYLLRGGFLHVDDNYGLDQNFRREIARVFPDRALVDVPLEHPIYRIVYPFPQGVPKIHEHDGKPPRGLGIFIGERLAVYYSHEADLGNGWEDIGTYPEDPPALHETALRMGVNLFVYAVTSGVAR; from the coding sequence ATGCGGTCCCGACTGCTTCTCCTGCTGCTGCTTGCCGTGACCCTTGGCGCGGGCTCTGGCCCCCGACTCACCGTCGCCCGGCTCCAGTACGACGGCGACGACTGGTACGCGAACCCGTCCAGCCTGCCGAATCTCATCCGCGCCATCCAGCAGCGCACCACGCTGGCGGTCGAGCCCACGGAAGTCCGGCTGACTCTCATGGACGAGCGGCTCTGGGACCACCCGTTCCTGCACATCACCGGACACGGCAACATCCGGCTGAGCGACGCCGAGGTGCAGCGCCTGCGCGAGTACCTGCTGCGCGGCGGCTTCCTGCACGTGGACGACAACTACGGACTGGACCAGAACTTCCGTCGCGAAATCGCCAGGGTGTTCCCCGACCGGGCGCTGGTGGATGTTCCGCTGGAGCATCCGATCTACCGCATCGTGTACCCGTTCCCGCAGGGCGTGCCGAAGATCCACGAGCACGACGGCAAGCCGCCGCGCGGACTGGGCATCTTCATCGGGGAGCGCTTGGCGGTCTACTACTCGCACGAGGCGGACCTGGGGAATGGCTGGGAGGACATCGGCACGTATCCCGAGGACCCGCCGGCGCTGCACGAGACGGCGCTGCGGATGGGCGTGAACCTGTTCGTGTACGCGGTGACCAGCGGGGTGGCGCGATGA
- the rsmI gene encoding 16S rRNA (cytidine(1402)-2'-O)-methyltransferase, which translates to MSGALTDDNRPGTLYIVSTPIGNLGDLSPRAVDTLRAVAAVLAEDTRHSRVLCERFEIRTPLLAYHEHNEAQATPTFIARLQAGESLALISDAGTPLLSDPGARLVRAAIDAGIPVSPVPGASALLAALVGSGLAADRFTYLGFLPRKGGERQQMLGLVVGSPLTSVLYEAPNRVAATLADLEAAGGGERATVVARELTKQYEEFRRGTVRELAAYYGQHEPRGEVVIVIAGAEAAPIDEAQLRQRAATRRGEGASARDVQRELQALGAPRNLAYRLAHED; encoded by the coding sequence GTGAGCGGCGCGCTCACCGACGACAATCGCCCGGGCACTCTCTACATCGTCAGCACACCGATCGGGAATCTCGGGGACCTGAGTCCGCGCGCCGTGGACACGCTGCGCGCGGTGGCTGCCGTGCTCGCGGAGGACACGCGGCACTCGCGCGTTCTTTGCGAACGGTTTGAGATTAGGACGCCGTTGCTGGCCTACCACGAGCACAACGAGGCGCAGGCCACGCCAACGTTCATCGCGCGGCTGCAGGCGGGTGAATCATTGGCGCTGATCAGCGATGCCGGGACGCCGCTGCTCTCCGACCCCGGCGCACGCTTGGTGCGCGCGGCCATCGACGCCGGCATTCCGGTCTCGCCCGTACCGGGCGCCTCGGCGCTGCTCGCCGCACTGGTCGGCTCCGGGCTGGCCGCCGACCGCTTCACCTACCTGGGCTTCCTGCCGCGGAAGGGTGGGGAACGGCAGCAGATGCTCGGCCTCGTGGTCGGCTCGCCGCTCACGTCGGTGCTGTACGAAGCGCCCAACCGTGTGGCCGCCACGCTGGCCGATTTGGAGGCCGCCGGCGGCGGGGAACGAGCAACGGTCGTCGCCCGGGAACTGACCAAGCAGTATGAGGAGTTTCGTCGCGGAACGGTCCGCGAACTCGCTGCGTACTACGGGCAGCACGAGCCCCGGGGAGAAGTCGTGATCGTAATTGCCGGAGCGGAGGCGGCGCCCATCGACGAGGCGCAGCTCCGTCAGCGCGCCGCCACGCGGCGTGGGGAAGGCGCGTCCGCGCGGGACGTGCAGCGCGAGCTGCAGGCGCTCGGCGCGCCGCGCAATCTGGCCTACCGGTTGGCGCACGAGGATTGA
- the mce gene encoding methylmalonyl-CoA epimerase — protein sequence MSASTPRGTRIAHLGIAVESLEAILPFYRDLLGLPEVPVDDADGARIAALAAGESLVELLEPKESDSPIGKFLAKRGPGIHHICFAVDDLDGTLARCKAQGIQLIDETPRIGAEGKRIAFLHPRATNGVLVELSEY from the coding sequence ATGTCTGCTTCCACTCCGCGCGGCACCCGCATCGCCCACCTCGGCATCGCCGTCGAGAGCCTCGAGGCGATCCTGCCCTTCTACCGCGACCTACTCGGCCTGCCCGAGGTTCCCGTCGACGACGCCGACGGGGCCCGCATCGCAGCCCTCGCAGCCGGCGAATCCCTCGTCGAACTGCTTGAGCCTAAAGAATCCGACTCCCCCATCGGGAAGTTCCTCGCCAAGCGAGGACCCGGCATCCATCACATCTGCTTCGCCGTGGACGACCTCGACGGCACGCTCGCGCGCTGCAAGGCCCAGGGCATCCAACTCATCGACGAGACACCGCGCATCGGCGCCGAGGGCAAGCGCATCGCCTTTTTGCATCCGCGCGCCACGAACGGCGTGCTCGTCGAACTCAGTGAATATTAA